The following are encoded together in the Paludisphaera mucosa genome:
- a CDS encoding PspA/IM30 family protein, whose amino-acid sequence MILGKLWNAISAQFNKLANAIRGYDPIAEMQLEYDRSVAQLKEGREGLAQYRALVERVQRQVDNQTKVVSTLEAKVKAFLNAGDREGAAKFALDLRRAKEDMAENEKQLQLHEQAYQNNLLKIKNAVEKLESVKHKITKYDADLKMSRAEAELSQIATQFNFNVTTDFGQAEQVIQDQIDRNRGRVRVAADLSGEGVEDIKREMAIEKNLAEDALKDFEKEQGLATPETVGAGPADKQLGPARTKQLEPLPELP is encoded by the coding sequence ATGATCCTCGGGAAACTCTGGAACGCCATCTCCGCCCAGTTCAACAAGCTCGCCAACGCGATCCGGGGGTACGACCCGATCGCCGAGATGCAGCTCGAGTACGACCGCTCCGTCGCGCAGCTGAAGGAAGGCCGCGAGGGCCTGGCCCAGTATCGCGCGCTGGTCGAGCGGGTTCAGAGGCAGGTCGACAACCAGACCAAGGTGGTCTCCACGCTCGAGGCCAAGGTCAAGGCCTTCCTCAACGCCGGCGACCGCGAAGGGGCCGCCAAGTTCGCCCTCGACCTCCGCCGCGCCAAGGAGGACATGGCCGAGAACGAGAAGCAGCTCCAGCTCCACGAGCAGGCGTATCAGAACAACCTGCTGAAGATCAAGAACGCGGTCGAGAAGCTCGAGAGCGTCAAGCACAAGATCACCAAGTACGACGCCGACCTCAAGATGAGCCGGGCCGAGGCCGAGCTGTCGCAGATCGCGACCCAGTTCAACTTCAACGTCACGACCGATTTCGGCCAGGCCGAGCAGGTCATCCAGGACCAGATCGACCGCAACCGGGGCCGGGTCCGCGTGGCCGCCGACCTCTCGGGCGAGGGCGTCGAGGACATCAAGCGCGAGATGGCCATCGAGAAGAACCTCGCCGAGGACGCGCTCAAGGACTTCGAGAAGGAGCAGGGGCTGGCGACGCCCGAGACCGTCGGCGCGGGACCGGCCGACAAGCAGCTCGGCCCCGCGCGGACCAAGCAACTCGAACCGCTCCCCGAGCTTCCCTGA